A part of Microbulbifer sp. MI-G genomic DNA contains:
- a CDS encoding alpha-ketoacid dehydrogenase subunit beta, which translates to MAEITLVQAVTQALAHEMQADPRVIVYGEDVGINGGVFRATEGLQERFGSARVLDTPLAETMIAGIAVGMAVQGLRPVAEFQFMGFIYPALDHILSHAGRFRNRTRGRLSCPIVYRAPYGGGIHAPEHHSESTEALFAHIPGLRLVVPSSPARAYGLLLAAIRDPDPVIFLEPKRIYRAVRQEVPDSGQALPLDCAFVLREGSDITLIAWGAALKETLEAAELLAADGIQAEVIDPATLKPLDIHTIIDSLEKTHCCVVIHEAARFCGLGAEVVAQINEYAFDLLEAPVQRVTGYDTVMPYYQLEAEYLPGVARIVAAVKEVRDYAKGRGL; encoded by the coding sequence ATGGCGGAGATTACCCTGGTACAGGCGGTGACCCAGGCCCTTGCCCACGAGATGCAGGCCGATCCAAGAGTGATTGTCTACGGGGAGGATGTCGGGATTAACGGTGGTGTGTTTCGCGCTACTGAGGGGTTGCAGGAGCGGTTTGGCAGCGCCCGCGTGTTGGACACACCGCTGGCGGAGACCATGATTGCCGGGATTGCCGTGGGCATGGCTGTGCAGGGGCTGCGCCCGGTGGCGGAGTTCCAGTTTATGGGGTTTATCTACCCTGCACTGGACCATATCCTCAGCCATGCGGGCCGCTTTCGCAACCGCACCCGCGGGCGGCTGTCCTGCCCTATTGTTTACCGGGCGCCCTACGGTGGCGGTATTCACGCACCGGAGCACCATTCGGAGAGTACCGAAGCCCTGTTTGCCCATATTCCCGGCCTGCGCCTGGTGGTGCCCTCCTCCCCTGCCCGCGCCTATGGGCTGTTGCTGGCGGCGATCCGGGACCCGGACCCGGTGATTTTTCTGGAGCCCAAACGCATTTACCGGGCGGTGCGCCAGGAAGTGCCGGATTCCGGCCAGGCACTGCCGCTGGATTGCGCTTTTGTGCTGCGCGAGGGCAGCGATATCACCCTGATTGCCTGGGGTGCCGCCCTCAAGGAAACCCTGGAGGCGGCGGAGCTGTTGGCAGCGGATGGCATACAGGCTGAAGTAATAGACCCGGCTACCCTCAAGCCCCTGGATATACACACCATTATCGATTCTCTGGAAAAGACACACTGCTGCGTTGTGATACACGAAGCGGCGCGCTTTTGCGGCCTGGGTGCCGAAGTGGTTGCGCAGATCAACGAATATGCCTTCGATCTGCTGGAGGCACCGGTACAGCGGGTCACCGGCTACGACACAGTGATGCCCTACTACCAGTTGGAGGCTGAGTACCTGCCGGGCGTGGCGCGTATTGTTGCGGCTGTGAAGGAAGTGCGGGATTACGCCAAAGGAAGGGGATTATGA
- the pdhA gene encoding pyruvate dehydrogenase (acetyl-transferring) E1 component subunit alpha, with protein sequence MHKPRMQPLASFDIASLQYLDERGQTTQTLPDFATPDSLIAHYRQMSLARMVDGRAVKMQRTGQLGTYPSSLGQEAIGVGVGAAMGEEDVYCPNYRETGALLERGVAIEEIYAIWGGDERGQNFRHAREDLPLSVPIATQILHGAGVAFALKYKNAHLNEPARVAVASGGDGATSRGDFYEAINLAGDWKLPLVVVINNNQWAISLPRSEQTACKTLAQKAIAAGIPGLQVDGNDVIAVRQAVSDAVVLARNGGGPSLIEAVSYRLCDHTTADDASRYQSEETLRAAWSREPLVRLRTYLDGAGLWGDNQEEELQRELTQILEQGVRNYRETPRDAATAMFDHLYATLPEAFLEQYQQLQGGD encoded by the coding sequence ATGCACAAGCCCAGAATGCAGCCACTTGCCAGTTTCGATATCGCCTCGCTGCAGTATCTGGATGAGCGAGGGCAGACAACCCAGACACTGCCGGACTTTGCCACACCGGATTCCCTGATTGCCCACTACCGGCAGATGAGCCTGGCCCGCATGGTGGATGGCCGCGCGGTGAAAATGCAGCGCACCGGGCAGCTCGGTACCTACCCTTCGAGCCTCGGACAGGAAGCGATAGGCGTTGGTGTGGGCGCCGCCATGGGGGAGGAGGATGTCTATTGTCCCAATTACCGGGAAACGGGCGCCCTCCTTGAGCGCGGTGTCGCTATTGAAGAAATTTATGCCATATGGGGCGGGGATGAACGCGGTCAGAATTTTCGCCATGCCCGCGAGGACCTCCCCCTGAGTGTCCCCATCGCCACACAGATCCTGCATGGTGCCGGCGTTGCTTTTGCCCTTAAGTATAAAAATGCACACCTGAACGAACCCGCACGCGTAGCCGTCGCCAGTGGTGGTGACGGCGCTACCTCCCGGGGGGACTTTTACGAGGCAATCAACCTGGCCGGCGACTGGAAGCTGCCGCTGGTAGTTGTGATCAACAACAACCAGTGGGCCATATCCCTGCCCCGCTCCGAGCAGACCGCCTGTAAAACACTCGCACAAAAGGCTATTGCGGCCGGTATCCCCGGGCTGCAGGTGGATGGCAACGATGTGATTGCAGTGCGCCAGGCCGTATCAGATGCCGTCGTGCTGGCACGCAATGGTGGCGGCCCCTCGTTGATTGAGGCGGTCAGCTACCGGCTGTGCGATCACACGACCGCCGATGATGCCAGCCGTTACCAGTCTGAGGAGACTTTGCGCGCGGCCTGGTCGCGGGAGCCGCTGGTACGCCTGCGCACCTATTTGGACGGTGCGGGCCTCTGGGGGGATAACCAGGAGGAGGAACTGCAGCGGGAACTGACCCAGATACTGGAACAAGGGGTGCGCAACTACCGGGAAACCCCACGAGATGCCGCAACGGCCATGTTCGACCATCTTTACGCGACCTTGCCCGAGGCCTTTCTGGAGCAGTACCAGCAATTGCAGGGAGGCGACTGA
- a CDS encoding ClbS/DfsB family four-helix bundle protein produces the protein MSSIPKNKEELVQAIQTAFDKLLADYLDIPKEYSREIGVEGNIKGTEISVCDTLAYLIGWGKLVLKWYKFKSNKLEVDFPETGYNWNELGQLAEHFHVQYQNWGYEQLLSEFQLTIDQILQLIDSLSNNELYAQSWYKSYTLGRMIQFNTSSPMKNIRTKVRRFKKAKVLSKIPKTRR, from the coding sequence ATGTCATCAATACCCAAGAATAAAGAAGAGTTAGTTCAAGCGATCCAAACTGCTTTTGACAAACTTCTTGCGGATTATTTAGATATTCCAAAAGAATATTCACGGGAAATTGGCGTTGAAGGAAACATTAAAGGCACCGAAATCAGTGTTTGCGATACACTTGCATACTTGATTGGTTGGGGGAAACTTGTTCTAAAATGGTACAAGTTTAAATCAAACAAACTTGAAGTCGATTTCCCTGAAACAGGGTATAACTGGAATGAGCTGGGCCAGTTAGCCGAACATTTCCACGTTCAGTATCAAAACTGGGGTTATGAACAGCTACTATCAGAGTTTCAATTAACCATCGATCAAATTTTGCAGCTTATCGATTCTCTGAGTAATAATGAACTTTATGCCCAAAGTTGGTATAAAAGCTACACGTTGGGAAGAATGATTCAGTTTAATACTTCATCCCCAATGAAAAATATCCGTACGAAAGTACGAAGGTTCAAAAAAGCAAAGGTACTGAGCAAAATTCCCAAAACAAGGCGATGA
- a CDS encoding S1 family peptidase, producing the protein MKISQFLILTVSLITSAADAIVIRHDVSDESYYAVPSDFPPLATLYSIGVHGTLIDPEWVVTAAHAVFCMNPGQKINVGNEIVSISNRYAHPKYELGRENDIALIKLSSPVTHIKPAELYDDNFEKGKVAWFIGVGGTGTGQNGQTISYKENNGRLRKAQNKIIRVTDTDIVFNFEKGSKGEVLEGVSGNGDSGGPAYIREGDKYVLLGVSSRTDSWFYDVGEYGVTELYTRVSSYRDWIQQVISAKDDLARENITTQNPFLQDNMKSKNMDELCASIEVQ; encoded by the coding sequence TTGAAAATTTCTCAATTCTTGATTTTAACAGTGAGTCTTATTACATCTGCAGCTGATGCAATTGTCATTCGGCATGATGTTTCTGACGAAAGTTATTACGCAGTCCCTTCTGACTTCCCTCCGTTAGCAACCTTGTACAGCATTGGCGTTCACGGAACCCTTATTGATCCTGAATGGGTTGTTACTGCAGCTCATGCTGTGTTTTGCATGAATCCTGGACAGAAAATTAATGTCGGAAATGAAATAGTATCTATTTCAAATCGATATGCTCACCCTAAATATGAGTTGGGAAGAGAGAACGACATAGCCTTAATCAAGCTTAGCTCACCTGTCACACATATTAAGCCGGCTGAATTATATGATGATAATTTTGAAAAGGGAAAAGTAGCTTGGTTCATAGGTGTAGGTGGGACAGGAACTGGTCAAAATGGACAGACAATCAGCTACAAGGAAAATAACGGTAGATTGAGAAAAGCCCAAAACAAAATAATTAGAGTAACTGATACCGATATCGTTTTTAATTTTGAAAAAGGCTCAAAAGGAGAAGTGCTGGAAGGGGTTTCTGGAAATGGTGACAGTGGTGGGCCGGCCTATATTAGGGAGGGAGATAAATATGTATTACTCGGTGTCAGTTCACGTACCGATTCATGGTTTTATGATGTTGGCGAATATGGAGTCACTGAACTATACACCAGGGTTTCATCTTATAGAGATTGGATACAACAAGTGATCTCGGCTAAAGACGATTTGGCGAGAGAAAATATTACCACTCAGAATCCTTTTCTCCAGGACAATATGAAATCTAAAAACATGGATGAACTATGTGCTTCTATAGAAGTACAGTGA
- a CDS encoding IS3 family transposase has translation MVEKNHKGRDVRMLCSLLSVSKSGFYAWRNREESERRKHDRLLTDAIVELHQGFRKAYGARRVHQQPKRSGLSCSVRRVSRLMKTVGIKASSRGLYTWNPGKHKFYSATGNQLGGEDPAVSVGTQWAGDFTYIKTVAGWLYHAVVIDLYTRSVVGWSFSRKRNSELTKSALKMALARQRPQAGCIFHSDQGIEYAAHEYRELVESAGMRRSMNRKGNPLDNAIVESFFHSMKTELVHQRLFENEIDAVAHIIEYIEFYNRERIHSSLGYQSPLEYEKMAA, from the coding sequence CTGGTTGAGAAGAACCACAAGGGACGTGACGTTAGAATGTTGTGTAGTCTGCTGAGTGTGTCTAAGAGCGGTTTCTACGCTTGGCGCAATCGTGAAGAGAGTGAACGGCGTAAGCACGATCGCCTCCTTACGGACGCTATTGTGGAGCTACACCAAGGATTCAGAAAGGCTTACGGAGCACGTCGAGTGCACCAGCAGCCAAAGCGTAGCGGCTTATCCTGTAGCGTCAGGCGTGTATCCCGACTTATGAAGACGGTTGGGATAAAGGCTTCTAGCAGAGGGCTTTATACCTGGAACCCTGGTAAGCATAAATTTTACTCTGCCACGGGAAATCAGCTTGGTGGTGAGGATCCAGCTGTTTCTGTTGGTACTCAGTGGGCTGGTGACTTTACCTATATAAAGACTGTGGCTGGATGGCTATATCACGCGGTGGTAATCGATCTATACACAAGATCAGTCGTCGGCTGGTCATTCAGCCGAAAACGGAATAGCGAGCTGACGAAAAGCGCACTTAAGATGGCTCTGGCGCGTCAGCGTCCACAAGCAGGATGTATATTCCATTCCGATCAGGGGATCGAGTACGCGGCACATGAGTACCGAGAGCTTGTTGAGTCAGCGGGTATGAGAAGAAGCATGAATCGAAAGGGGAATCCACTGGATAATGCTATTGTGGAATCTTTTTTCCATAGTATGAAGACAGAGCTCGTTCACCAGCGTTTATTTGAAAATGAAATCGACGCGGTGGCCCATATCATCGAGTATATCGAGTTCTATAATCGAGAGCGGATTCACTCCAGTCTCGGCTACCAATCGCCGTTAGAGTATGAAAAAATGGCGGCATAA